A single genomic interval of Acidobacteriota bacterium harbors:
- a CDS encoding RDD family protein, with amino-acid sequence MTRFCPYCGNQISLRSKFCPKCGKNLPTPRHGVAVQEPDAAVAKPIPELVEKMNRAASAPPATLNVPSYVDAQADAAKAPPLAAAEHRIAPPTHAFIGLHKQAGFGLRYGAWMFDFLLTLIVIMGSTFLISAVGRRSIVDSNRDLFIVAGVTFLLLFLNFIVMAGRSGQSIGMRIIGIQIIYNNGRPFTIKGALIRHLIGYPLSMLAGFLGFLWMLWDPRQQGWHDKLAKTIVVMSR; translated from the coding sequence ATGACCAGATTTTGTCCTTATTGTGGAAACCAGATAAGCCTGCGCTCCAAGTTTTGTCCGAAATGCGGTAAAAACCTCCCGACCCCAAGACATGGGGTTGCGGTTCAAGAGCCTGACGCAGCCGTTGCCAAACCGATTCCTGAATTAGTTGAAAAGATGAACCGCGCGGCGAGTGCGCCGCCTGCTACATTGAATGTACCGTCTTACGTTGACGCCCAAGCTGATGCCGCAAAAGCGCCGCCGTTGGCTGCCGCCGAACATCGGATTGCGCCGCCAACCCATGCCTTCATCGGCTTGCATAAACAGGCGGGATTCGGCTTGCGTTATGGCGCCTGGATGTTCGATTTTCTGCTCACCTTGATTGTCATCATGGGTTCGACATTTTTAATTTCAGCCGTCGGCAGACGTTCCATCGTTGATTCCAACCGCGATTTGTTCATCGTCGCGGGCGTTACCTTCCTGCTCTTATTTTTAAATTTTATCGTGATGGCAGGACGCAGCGGGCAAAGCATCGGCATGCGCATCATCGGCATTCAAATCATCTACAACAACGGCAGACCCTTTACCATCAAAGGCGCGCTCATCAGACACCTGATTGGTTATCCGCTTTCGATGCTGGCAGGGTTTCTGGGTTTTTTGTGGATGCTCTGGGACCCGCGCCAACAAGGCTGGCACGATAAACTTGCGAAAACCATTGTGGTAATGTCACGATAG
- a CDS encoding SpoIIE family protein phosphatase, whose amino-acid sequence MHTFIVRPKDFEPSVVKMDKLRLTIGRSSRNDICIGDPFASRLHAEFRRENDNLIVVDNGSANGTFLNGQRLSNTARLKVGDIIRIGETEIEYSAGEQATLSGRTVFLSGGMDNLPADTITTYLPARTTSELLSSIQSGSFSGDVTSGARSMTAVRTAIAPQKQDQTSDRDLLNIVSQVGIALLPRTSLEDTLKMTIDLVFNAIDAERGFLFLKEGKDLICKIARAKSGDLGSNSQVQISQSIANKVISETTPILTSDAMHDPRFQAQHSVVLSQIRSVMAVPLASEEETFGMIYIDNPLHNRFEEEDLKVLTTIASVAAIKIEHERLLEERLEKRRMEEELKVASEIQMRLQPVAPPKIEGWDMTAVSFPCREIGGDYYDYIPRRDGKLVLAVGDVSGKGTGAALLMSSVHAAVRAQSQARTSISQVMEEVNSYIYENSPSSKYLTLFYSVLDPVTGELAYSNGGHNVPLLVRTNGEIVKLDKGGLPVGLMPGMSYDEDRVHFNVGDVLVIYSDGITESVNLQDEEFGEERLIEVITKNLHRSASSIRDRIDEALSRFVGAASPVDDMTVMLIKRTA is encoded by the coding sequence ATGCATACTTTCATCGTTCGCCCAAAAGATTTCGAGCCATCCGTGGTCAAGATGGACAAACTGCGTTTAACCATCGGACGCTCTTCGCGCAATGACATCTGCATCGGCGACCCGTTCGCTTCACGTCTGCACGCCGAGTTTCGCCGCGAAAACGACAACCTTATCGTGGTTGATAATGGCAGCGCCAACGGCACCTTTCTCAATGGTCAGCGGCTCAGCAACACCGCGCGCCTTAAAGTCGGCGATATTATTCGCATCGGCGAAACCGAAATCGAATATTCGGCGGGCGAACAGGCGACGCTATCGGGTAGAACCGTTTTTCTATCGGGCGGGATGGATAATCTTCCTGCCGATACCATCACCACCTATCTGCCGGCGCGCACCACTTCGGAATTGCTCTCATCGATTCAATCGGGTTCGTTTTCAGGCGATGTGACGAGCGGCGCGCGTTCGATGACCGCTGTGCGTACAGCCATTGCGCCGCAAAAACAAGACCAGACCTCAGACCGTGATTTACTCAATATCGTGTCACAGGTGGGTATCGCCCTGCTGCCACGCACCTCGCTCGAAGACACCTTGAAGATGACCATCGACCTGGTCTTTAACGCCATTGATGCCGAACGCGGATTTCTATTTTTGAAAGAGGGCAAAGATTTAATCTGTAAAATCGCCCGCGCCAAAAGCGGCGACCTGGGAAGCAATTCTCAGGTGCAAATCAGTCAATCCATCGCCAACAAAGTGATTTCGGAAACCACCCCGATTTTAACTTCGGACGCCATGCACGACCCGCGCTTTCAAGCGCAACATTCGGTCGTCCTCAGTCAAATCCGCTCGGTGATGGCAGTGCCACTGGCTTCCGAAGAAGAGACCTTCGGCATGATTTACATCGACAATCCGTTGCACAATCGTTTTGAAGAAGAAGACCTCAAAGTCTTGACGACGATTGCTTCGGTTGCAGCAATCAAAATCGAACACGAACGATTGCTCGAAGAACGCCTCGAAAAACGCCGCATGGAAGAAGAGTTGAAAGTCGCATCGGAAATTCAGATGCGCTTGCAACCGGTCGCCCCGCCGAAAATCGAAGGCTGGGATATGACCGCCGTGTCTTTCCCCTGTCGCGAAATCGGCGGCGATTATTACGATTACATTCCACGTCGCGACGGTAAACTGGTGTTGGCAGTTGGCGACGTTTCCGGCAAAGGCACCGGCGCGGCGCTTCTGATGTCATCGGTTCACGCCGCCGTGCGCGCCCAATCGCAAGCCCGCACCTCCATCAGTCAGGTGATGGAAGAGGTCAACAGCTACATTTATGAAAACTCGCCATCAAGCAAATACCTCACCTTGTTTTATTCGGTGCTCGACCCTGTAACCGGCGAACTGGCGTATTCCAACGGCGGTCATAATGTGCCGCTGCTCGTCAGAACCAACGGCGAAATCGTCAAACTGGATAAAGGCGGATTGCCTGTGGGATTGATGCCCGGCATGAGTTACGACGAAGACCGTGTGCATTTCAATGTCGGCGATGTGCTGGTGATTTATAGTGACGGCATCACCGAATCGGTGAATTTACAGGATGAAGAATTCGGCGAAGAACGGTTGATTGAAGTCATCACCAAAAACCTGCACCGCTCGGCATCGAGCATCCGCGACCGCATCGATGAAGCGTTGTCGCGTTTTGTCGGCGCAGCCTCGCCGGTTGATGATATGACGGTGATGTTAATCAAACGCACGGCGTAG